One stretch of Amycolatopsis sp. 195334CR DNA includes these proteins:
- a CDS encoding ketopantoate reductase family protein, producing the protein MKVAVLGAGAIGAYVGAHLSRAGAEVHLVARGPHLKAMAEAGVRVLSARGDFVVRPRVTDDPGSIGPVDHVFLGLKANGYAAAGPMVKPLLHEKTTLIAAQNGIPWWYFHKLAGKYENYRIHSVDPDGAVTAALPVERAIGCVVYAATEITAPGVITHLEGTRFSIGEPDGSISPRCSEFSAAMIAGGLKCPVEADLRRDIWLKLMGNIAFNPISALARATMAGICRHLGAREVVVQMMRETLAVATALGANPEISIERRLAGAERAGEHKTSTLQDLEKGKPLELDVLLQAVVELAELTGVEVPTVRAVCALADLLNHQLVSA; encoded by the coding sequence GTGAAAGTCGCTGTTCTCGGCGCCGGCGCCATCGGCGCGTATGTCGGTGCCCATCTCAGCCGGGCCGGAGCCGAGGTCCACCTCGTCGCCCGCGGCCCCCACCTCAAGGCAATGGCGGAAGCAGGCGTCCGCGTGCTCAGCGCACGCGGAGACTTCGTGGTCCGGCCACGGGTCACCGACGACCCGGGTTCCATCGGCCCGGTCGACCACGTGTTCCTCGGCCTCAAGGCCAACGGGTACGCCGCGGCGGGCCCGATGGTCAAACCCCTGCTGCACGAGAAGACCACGCTGATCGCCGCGCAGAACGGCATCCCGTGGTGGTACTTCCACAAGCTCGCCGGGAAGTACGAGAACTACCGCATCCACAGCGTCGACCCGGACGGGGCGGTCACCGCCGCGCTGCCGGTCGAGCGCGCCATCGGCTGCGTGGTCTACGCGGCCACCGAGATCACCGCGCCCGGGGTGATCACCCACCTGGAGGGCACCCGCTTCTCCATCGGCGAACCCGACGGCTCGATCTCGCCCCGGTGCTCCGAGTTCTCCGCGGCGATGATCGCCGGCGGGCTCAAGTGCCCGGTCGAAGCGGACCTGCGCCGCGACATCTGGCTCAAGCTGATGGGCAACATCGCCTTCAACCCGATCAGCGCGCTGGCCAGGGCCACCATGGCCGGGATCTGCCGTCACCTCGGCGCCCGCGAAGTGGTGGTGCAGATGATGCGGGAGACCCTCGCGGTGGCCACCGCGCTCGGCGCGAACCCCGAGATCTCCATCGAACGCAGGCTCGCCGGTGCCGAACGCGCCGGGGAGCACAAGACCTCCACGCTCCAGGACCTGGAGAAGGGCAAACCGCTCGAACTGGACGTGCTGTTGCAGGCGGTGGTGGAACTGGCCGAGCTGACCGGGGTCGAGGTGCCGACGGTGCGCGCGGTCTGCGCGCTGGCGGACCTGCTCAACCACCAGCTGGTGTCGGCCTGA
- the fdhD gene encoding formate dehydrogenase accessory sulfurtransferase FdhD, producing the protein MGRVTARRRVLRVSPSGRTSRADTLAAEEPLEVRVGGRALSVTMRTPGHDFDLAAGFLVSEGVVGATEEITGIAYCAGATSDGSNTYNVLDVRLAPGVALPEFSLDRNVYMSSSCGVCGKASLDAVRTEARWSVREDSLVLDPAVLSGLPDTLRAAQRVFDRTGGLHAAGLFTVDGELLCLREDVGRHNAVDKVVGWALRAGHLPLRSTILLVSGRASFELVQKAVMAGIPALAAVSAPSSLAADLAEDTGLTLIGFLRGDTMNVYTATHRLTSLTPVP; encoded by the coding sequence ATGGGCAGGGTGACCGCGCGGCGGCGGGTCCTCCGGGTTTCGCCGTCCGGGCGGACGTCCCGCGCGGACACCCTGGCCGCCGAAGAACCACTGGAGGTGCGCGTCGGCGGGCGCGCGCTGTCGGTGACCATGCGCACGCCGGGCCACGACTTCGACCTCGCCGCCGGGTTCCTGGTGAGCGAGGGCGTGGTCGGCGCGACCGAGGAGATCACCGGGATCGCCTACTGCGCGGGCGCCACGTCGGACGGGTCGAACACGTACAACGTGCTCGACGTCCGGCTGGCGCCCGGCGTGGCGCTGCCGGAGTTCTCGCTCGACCGCAACGTCTACATGTCCTCGTCGTGCGGGGTGTGCGGCAAGGCGAGCCTGGACGCGGTCCGCACGGAGGCGCGGTGGTCGGTGCGGGAGGATTCTCTCGTTTTGGACCCCGCTGTGCTGTCGGGCCTGCCGGACACATTGCGTGCGGCGCAGCGGGTCTTCGACCGCACGGGCGGGCTGCACGCGGCCGGTCTGTTCACTGTGGACGGTGAGCTGCTGTGCCTGCGCGAGGACGTGGGGCGGCACAACGCGGTGGACAAGGTGGTCGGGTGGGCGTTGCGGGCGGGTCACCTGCCGCTGCGCTCGACCATCCTCCTGGTCTCCGGGCGGGCCTCGTTCGAACTGGTGCAGAAGGCCGTCATGGCGGGCATCCCCGCGCTGGCCGCCGTTTCGGCCCCTTCGTCACTGGCCGCCGACCTCGCCGAAGACACCGGCCTCACCCTGATCGGCTTCCTGCGCGGCGACACGATGAACGTCTACACCGCCACCCACCGCCTCACCTCGCTCACCCCGGTGCCGTGA
- a CDS encoding 2-hydroxy-3-oxopropionate reductase has product MTQSIGFIGLGIMGGPMSVNLAAAGYTVAGYDVHRPALERLVAAGGRPCDRIAEAVVDADVVITMLPDSPQVEEVVLGEEGVLDYAKPGTLLIDMSTIRPETSRRVAALAATRCVRVLDAPVSGGQQGAIDGVLSIMAGGEEKDFLAATGIFDVLGKTVVHVGPHGAGQTVKAANQLVVGGTYALVAEAIVLLEASGVDAAAGLEVLAGGLAGSRILELKRKSMVAREFQPGFRIDLHHKDMGIVLAAAREAEVALPVGALTAQLIAAARAQGHGHLDHSALLKVTERLSGQP; this is encoded by the coding sequence ATGACCCAGTCGATCGGTTTCATCGGGCTCGGCATCATGGGCGGCCCGATGTCGGTGAACCTGGCGGCCGCCGGTTACACGGTGGCCGGGTACGACGTGCACCGCCCGGCGCTCGAACGGCTCGTCGCCGCGGGTGGCCGTCCGTGCGACCGGATCGCCGAGGCGGTGGTCGACGCCGACGTGGTGATCACCATGCTGCCCGACTCGCCGCAGGTGGAGGAGGTGGTGCTGGGCGAGGAGGGGGTGCTCGACTACGCGAAACCGGGCACGCTGCTGATCGACATGAGCACCATCCGGCCGGAGACCTCGCGCCGGGTGGCCGCGCTCGCCGCCACGCGCTGCGTCCGGGTGCTCGACGCGCCGGTCAGCGGTGGCCAGCAGGGCGCGATCGACGGCGTGCTGTCCATCATGGCCGGTGGGGAGGAGAAGGACTTCCTCGCCGCCACCGGGATCTTCGACGTGCTCGGCAAGACCGTGGTGCACGTCGGCCCGCACGGTGCCGGGCAGACGGTGAAGGCGGCGAACCAGCTGGTGGTCGGCGGCACCTACGCACTGGTGGCCGAGGCGATCGTGCTGCTGGAAGCGTCCGGTGTGGACGCCGCGGCCGGGCTGGAGGTGCTGGCCGGCGGGCTGGCGGGCAGCCGGATCCTCGAACTGAAGCGGAAGTCGATGGTGGCACGGGAGTTCCAGCCGGGCTTCCGGATCGACCTGCACCACAAGGACATGGGCATCGTGCTCGCCGCCGCCAGGGAGGCGGAGGTGGCGCTGCCGGTCGGCGCGTTGACCGCGCAGCTCATCGCCGCCGCCCGGGCCCAGGGCCACGGCCACCTGGACCACTCCGCCCTGCTGAAGGTGACCGAACGCCTCTCCGGCCAGCCCTGA
- the sucD gene encoding succinate--CoA ligase subunit alpha, with product MAIFLTDRSRIIVQGMTGSEGRKHTARMLAAGATVVGGVTPGRGGQTAQIGGVDLPVYDDVGKAMVETGADTSVIFVPPKFAKDAVVEAIDAEIGLAVVITEGIPVHDAAWFWAHAVAKGGRTRIIGPNCPGVISPGKSNAGIIPADITGAGPIGLVSKSGTLTYQLMHELRDIGFTTAVGIGGDPVIGTTHIDALAEFQADPDTEVIVLIGEIGGDAEERAAEYIAERVTKPVVGYVAGFTAPEGKTMGHAGAIVSGSSGTAAAKKAALEAVGVLVGRTPTETANLVRRLLEGE from the coding sequence ATGGCGATCTTCCTCACCGACCGGTCCCGGATCATCGTCCAGGGCATGACCGGGTCCGAAGGGCGCAAGCACACCGCCCGCATGCTCGCCGCCGGCGCCACCGTGGTCGGCGGGGTCACCCCGGGCCGGGGCGGGCAGACCGCCCAGATCGGCGGGGTGGACCTGCCGGTCTACGACGACGTGGGCAAGGCGATGGTGGAAACCGGCGCCGACACCTCGGTGATCTTCGTCCCGCCGAAGTTCGCCAAGGACGCCGTGGTCGAGGCGATCGACGCGGAGATCGGCCTGGCCGTGGTGATCACCGAGGGCATCCCGGTGCACGACGCGGCCTGGTTCTGGGCGCACGCGGTGGCCAAGGGCGGCCGGACCCGGATCATCGGGCCGAACTGCCCCGGCGTGATCAGCCCCGGCAAGTCCAACGCGGGCATCATCCCGGCCGACATCACCGGGGCCGGGCCGATCGGGCTGGTGTCGAAGTCGGGCACGCTGACCTACCAGTTGATGCACGAACTGCGGGACATCGGCTTCACCACCGCGGTCGGCATCGGCGGCGACCCGGTCATCGGCACCACGCACATCGACGCGCTGGCCGAGTTCCAGGCCGATCCGGACACCGAGGTGATCGTGCTGATCGGCGAGATCGGCGGTGACGCCGAGGAACGCGCGGCGGAGTACATCGCCGAGCGGGTGACCAAGCCGGTGGTCGGTTACGTCGCCGGATTCACCGCCCCGGAAGGGAAAACCATGGGGCACGCGGGCGCGATCGTCTCCGGTTCGTCCGGTACGGCCGCGGCGAAGAAGGCGGCGCTGGAGGCCGTCGGCGTGCTCGTCGGCCGGACGCCGACCGAAACGGCCAACCTGGTGCGGCGGCTCTTGGAGGGCGAATGA
- the sucC gene encoding ADP-forming succinate--CoA ligase subunit beta, with protein sequence MDLYEYQAKELFSAHGVPVGPQRVVTAPGAAVDAAAEFGTPVVLKAQVKTGGRGKAGGVKLARTPEAAWSDAEAILGMDIKGHVVRRLLVTPASDIRAEFYVSYLLDRAGRTFLALASAEGGVDIEENPDSLARVPIDAIGGVDLAKAKEIAAAAGLPDTAADVLVKLWEVFVGEDATLVEVNPLARDGDDRIVALDGKVTLDTNAGFRHPAHAELVDTEAEEPLESAAKAKGLNYVKLDGHVGVIGNGAGLVMSTLDVVAGAGAAPANFLDIGGGASAEVMAAGLEIILSDPDVRSVLVNVFGGITACDAVADGIVKAFDLLGTVERPIVVRLDGNNAEAGREILDRAALPGLIRADTMDSAARRAAELAGA encoded by the coding sequence GTGGATCTGTACGAGTACCAAGCCAAGGAGCTGTTCTCGGCGCACGGAGTTCCGGTCGGCCCGCAGCGCGTGGTCACCGCTCCCGGCGCCGCCGTCGACGCGGCCGCGGAATTCGGCACTCCCGTGGTCCTCAAGGCCCAGGTGAAAACCGGCGGGCGCGGCAAGGCCGGGGGAGTGAAGCTGGCCAGAACCCCCGAAGCCGCGTGGTCGGACGCCGAAGCCATTCTCGGCATGGACATCAAGGGGCACGTGGTCCGGCGCCTGCTGGTCACCCCGGCCTCGGACATCCGCGCCGAGTTCTACGTGTCCTACCTGCTCGACCGCGCCGGGCGCACCTTCCTGGCGCTGGCCTCGGCCGAGGGCGGGGTGGACATCGAGGAGAACCCCGATTCGCTGGCCAGGGTCCCGATCGACGCCATCGGCGGCGTGGATCTGGCCAAGGCCAAGGAAATCGCGGCGGCCGCCGGGCTGCCGGACACCGCCGCCGACGTACTGGTGAAGCTGTGGGAGGTCTTCGTCGGCGAGGACGCCACGCTGGTCGAAGTGAACCCGCTGGCCCGCGACGGCGACGACCGGATCGTCGCGCTGGACGGCAAGGTCACGCTCGACACCAACGCCGGCTTCCGCCACCCGGCGCACGCCGAACTGGTGGACACCGAAGCCGAGGAACCACTGGAATCGGCGGCGAAGGCCAAGGGGCTCAACTACGTCAAGCTCGACGGCCACGTCGGCGTGATCGGCAACGGCGCCGGGCTGGTGATGTCCACTTTGGACGTGGTGGCCGGGGCCGGTGCGGCACCGGCGAACTTCCTCGACATCGGCGGCGGCGCCTCGGCCGAGGTGATGGCGGCCGGGCTGGAGATCATCCTGTCCGATCCGGACGTGCGCAGCGTGCTGGTGAACGTGTTCGGCGGGATCACCGCCTGCGACGCGGTCGCCGACGGCATCGTCAAGGCCTTCGACCTGCTCGGCACCGTGGAACGGCCGATCGTGGTGCGCCTGGACGGCAACAACGCCGAAGCGGGCAGGGAGATCCTCGACCGCGCGGCCCTGCCCGGGCTGATCCGGGCCGACACCATGGACTCCGCCGCGCGGCGCGCGGCCGAACTAGCGGGAGCGTGA
- a CDS encoding glucodextranase DOMON-like domain-containing protein — protein sequence MRRLVRAGAIAVTSLVLSGLAAPVALAGPAGPGALSHFGLARKDCLGTARNTTSKVWFTVAGGVLSDVYAPAIDNTNVESLQFVVTDGRTFTDLQSRDTTYTVRSAGAGGMACEVTSTARNGRYRLITEYHTDPARDSVLLRTRLEPLTGSGADLKVFVRFDANINGNGGGGPVNGGADDATVDAATTALVSSDPETRSSAPSRDYGTPLAAALRADRKFLATVSGFAGTPTDGLTQLDKHRRLTYRHPSADDGNVVQTAQLDLKPNQPATLSLGFGQTARAAIDTAGASLATPFDESKKAYAQGWDDYDRRLKPLRSGDTAAYKYSANVLKASEDKTFPGAIVASLGSPWGQAVSAGDAPGGLPVYFGSYREIFARDLYESFSGLMAAGDLDTAKASVRWLFERQQQPDGRFPRNSLLNGKKAPDSGGDQLDETAYPILMALQSGADSGLYDHIRRAADFLVARGPSFGSERWEEQSGHSPSTIAAQIAGLVAAGTIAGRHGDPARARLYLATADHFQRSVKAWTVTTTGPYGDGRYFLRLSKNGDPDSGVSYNLGNGSITVDQREVVDAGFLELPRLGILPASDPDVARSLAVADPILKRDTPRGPGWYRYGTAAEGSEDGYGDCYEPDPTNCGPTGRPWPGPNTGSGHLWPVLAGERGEHLVQTGDRQGATALLTAMRGQATGSGLIPEQIWENAPVPPSPSGTDPAIASIGFETGGAAGSASPLSWAQSESIRLARSIDVGRLVEQPAEVRGRYVDRTPPAAVPVTLSAPDSVSAPNATVTGTAPPGTTVDVAASPTDTGGATTVFTTTADAGGRFQAEVPTPLGTTVVTAAASGAGTGHAQRVISSDFVSGTVLLDVTDPEGDDHGPGTFTYPTAGDFHDGAFDLRRFQVIDTGDQLVLRAGLRDLTPTFGSPLGAQLLTLYAHDPATPGATTAPFPSRNYAIAAEDAWSRRIEVQGFADPSFVGADGVSLGAASVQASQASRTITVSVPKSAFGAPGPGWKFAVVLSGQDGNSPDQARPFTTTAGPYTFGLCAAGGAGPVCAADPAAAPKVLDALTPAGVEQGVMLDFTRGPVLLRGVPLG from the coding sequence ATGAGACGGCTGGTTCGCGCGGGCGCGATCGCGGTTACTTCCTTGGTCCTCTCGGGGCTCGCGGCACCGGTCGCGCTGGCCGGACCGGCCGGTCCCGGCGCGCTGTCGCACTTCGGCCTGGCGCGCAAGGACTGCCTCGGCACCGCGCGGAACACCACCAGCAAGGTGTGGTTCACCGTGGCCGGCGGGGTGCTCTCCGACGTCTACGCCCCGGCGATCGACAACACCAACGTCGAATCGCTGCAGTTCGTGGTCACCGACGGCCGCACCTTCACCGATCTGCAGAGCCGCGACACCACCTACACCGTGCGCTCCGCCGGGGCGGGCGGCATGGCCTGCGAGGTCACCTCCACCGCGCGCAACGGCCGCTACCGCCTGATCACCGAGTACCACACCGATCCGGCCCGTGACAGCGTGCTGCTGCGCACGCGGCTCGAACCGCTCACGGGTTCCGGCGCGGACCTCAAGGTCTTCGTCCGCTTCGACGCGAACATCAACGGCAACGGCGGGGGCGGCCCGGTCAACGGCGGTGCCGACGACGCCACCGTCGACGCGGCCACCACCGCACTGGTCAGCTCGGACCCGGAAACGCGCAGCAGCGCGCCCTCCCGCGACTACGGCACCCCGCTGGCCGCCGCGCTGCGCGCCGACCGGAAGTTCCTGGCCACGGTCAGCGGTTTCGCCGGCACCCCGACCGACGGGCTCACCCAGCTCGACAAGCACCGCAGGCTGACCTACCGCCACCCGTCGGCGGACGACGGGAACGTGGTGCAGACCGCGCAGCTCGACCTGAAGCCGAACCAGCCGGCCACGCTGTCACTCGGGTTCGGGCAGACCGCGCGGGCCGCGATCGACACCGCCGGGGCGAGCCTGGCAACGCCGTTCGACGAGAGCAAGAAGGCCTACGCGCAGGGCTGGGACGACTACGACCGCAGGCTCAAACCGTTGCGCTCCGGCGATACCGCCGCGTACAAGTACTCCGCCAACGTGCTGAAAGCCAGTGAGGACAAGACTTTCCCCGGCGCCATCGTGGCCTCGCTCGGCAGCCCGTGGGGCCAGGCGGTGAGCGCGGGTGACGCGCCCGGCGGACTGCCCGTCTACTTCGGTTCCTACCGCGAGATCTTCGCGCGCGACCTGTACGAGAGCTTCTCCGGCCTGATGGCCGCCGGTGATCTCGACACCGCGAAGGCGAGCGTGCGATGGCTGTTCGAGCGCCAGCAGCAGCCCGACGGCCGGTTCCCGCGCAACTCCCTGCTCAACGGGAAGAAAGCGCCGGACTCCGGCGGCGACCAGCTCGACGAGACCGCGTACCCGATCCTGATGGCGTTGCAGTCCGGTGCGGATTCCGGGCTGTACGACCACATCCGCCGGGCCGCGGACTTCCTGGTCGCGCGCGGCCCGTCGTTCGGCAGCGAACGCTGGGAGGAGCAGAGCGGCCACTCCCCCTCCACCATCGCCGCCCAGATCGCCGGGCTGGTCGCGGCGGGCACGATCGCCGGGCGCCACGGCGATCCGGCCCGCGCGCGGCTGTACCTGGCCACCGCCGACCACTTCCAGCGCAGCGTGAAGGCCTGGACGGTGACCACCACCGGGCCGTACGGCGACGGCCGGTACTTCCTGCGGTTGAGCAAGAACGGCGATCCCGACTCCGGGGTGTCGTACAACCTCGGGAACGGGTCGATCACGGTGGACCAGCGCGAAGTGGTCGACGCCGGGTTCCTGGAGCTGCCCCGGCTCGGCATCCTCCCGGCGAGCGATCCCGACGTGGCGCGTTCGCTGGCCGTCGCCGACCCGATCCTCAAGCGCGACACCCCGCGCGGGCCCGGCTGGTACCGCTACGGCACCGCGGCCGAAGGCAGCGAGGACGGGTACGGCGACTGCTACGAACCGGATCCGACGAACTGCGGTCCGACCGGCAGGCCGTGGCCAGGACCGAACACCGGCTCCGGGCACCTGTGGCCGGTGCTCGCCGGGGAGCGCGGTGAGCACCTCGTGCAGACCGGTGACCGTCAGGGCGCGACCGCGCTGCTGACCGCGATGCGGGGCCAGGCAACGGGTTCCGGGCTCATTCCCGAGCAGATCTGGGAGAACGCCCCGGTTCCGCCGTCCCCGTCCGGCACCGATCCGGCGATCGCGTCGATCGGCTTCGAGACCGGGGGCGCCGCCGGTTCGGCGTCCCCGTTGAGCTGGGCGCAGTCGGAGTCGATCCGGCTCGCCCGCAGCATCGACGTGGGCAGGCTGGTCGAGCAGCCCGCCGAGGTGCGCGGGCGTTATGTCGACCGGACACCGCCCGCCGCGGTGCCGGTCACGCTGAGCGCGCCGGATTCGGTCTCGGCCCCGAACGCCACCGTCACCGGGACCGCTCCCCCGGGCACCACCGTCGACGTCGCCGCCTCGCCGACCGACACCGGCGGCGCGACCACCGTGTTCACCACGACCGCCGACGCCGGCGGCCGGTTCCAGGCCGAAGTGCCGACGCCGCTGGGCACCACCGTGGTGACCGCGGCCGCGTCCGGCGCCGGTACCGGCCACGCCCAGCGCGTGATCAGTTCGGACTTCGTGTCCGGCACGGTCCTGCTCGACGTCACCGATCCCGAAGGCGACGACCACGGACCGGGCACCTTCACCTACCCGACCGCGGGCGACTTCCACGACGGCGCCTTCGACCTCCGGCGGTTCCAGGTGATCGACACCGGGGACCAGCTGGTGCTGCGGGCCGGGTTGCGCGATCTGACGCCGACGTTCGGTTCACCGCTGGGCGCGCAACTGCTCACCTTGTACGCACACGATCCGGCCACTCCGGGCGCGACCACCGCGCCGTTCCCGAGCCGCAACTACGCGATCGCCGCGGAAGACGCCTGGAGCAGGCGCATCGAGGTGCAGGGCTTCGCCGATCCGTCCTTCGTCGGCGCGGACGGGGTTTCCCTCGGTGCCGCGTCGGTCCAGGCGAGCCAGGCGTCGAGGACGATCACCGTCAGCGTGCCGAAGAGCGCGTTCGGCGCACCCGGTCCCGGCTGGAAGTTCGCCGTTGTCCTCAGTGGACAGGACGGCAACAGCCCGGACCAGGCGCGCCCGTTCACCACCACCGCCGGGCCCTACACCTTCGGCCTGTGCGCGGCCGGTGGTGCGGGCCCGGTGTGCGCCGCGGACCCGGCCGCGGCGCCCAAGGTGCTGGACGCGCTCACCCCGGCGGGCGTCGAGCAAGGGGTGATGCTCGACTTCACGCGCGGGCCGGTGCTGCTCCGCGGCGTGCCGCTGGGGTGA
- a CDS encoding chitinase produces MSIRKSIHRKLAVLAASVAAGALAVVLPSVASAGPEDDVHAAAFVVSEAQFNQMFPNRNPFYTYSGLTAAMSSYPGFANTGSDTVKKQEAAAFLANVNHETGGLVHIVEQNQDNYPHYCDATQPYGCPAGQAAYYGRGPVQLSWNFNYKAAGDALGIDLLNDPYLVQNDAAVAWRTGLWYWNTQTGPGTMTPHDAMVNSRGFGETIRSINGALECDGKNPGQVQSRVTAYQNFAGVLGVDPGGNLTC; encoded by the coding sequence ATGTCCATCCGCAAGTCCATTCACCGGAAGCTGGCCGTGCTGGCGGCTTCGGTGGCCGCGGGCGCGCTCGCGGTCGTGCTGCCGTCGGTCGCCTCGGCCGGCCCCGAAGACGACGTGCACGCGGCGGCGTTCGTGGTCAGCGAGGCCCAGTTCAACCAGATGTTCCCGAACCGGAACCCCTTCTACACCTACAGCGGATTGACCGCGGCGATGAGCTCCTACCCCGGCTTCGCCAACACGGGCAGTGACACGGTGAAGAAGCAGGAAGCCGCCGCGTTCCTGGCCAACGTCAACCACGAAACCGGTGGTCTGGTCCACATCGTGGAGCAGAACCAGGACAACTACCCGCACTACTGCGACGCCACCCAGCCCTACGGCTGCCCGGCCGGGCAGGCCGCCTACTACGGCCGCGGTCCGGTCCAGCTGAGCTGGAACTTCAACTACAAGGCGGCCGGCGACGCGCTGGGCATCGACCTGCTGAACGACCCGTACCTGGTGCAGAACGACGCGGCGGTGGCCTGGCGGACCGGGCTCTGGTACTGGAACACCCAGACCGGCCCCGGCACGATGACCCCGCACGACGCCATGGTCAACAGCCGCGGCTTCGGCGAGACCATCCGCAGCATCAACGGCGCGCTCGAATGCGACGGCAAGAACCCGGGCCAGGTGCAGAGCCGGGTCACCGCGTACCAGAACTTCGCCGGGGTGCTCGGCGTCGACCCGGGCGGCAACCTGACCTGCTGA
- a CDS encoding DUF3800 domain-containing protein gives MRDDEQPFVEIACDESGSEGEKLIGGETDVFAHAGVRLSSAAAEECLREIRERIRSPALEYKANHLLRSKHRPVLVWLLSPGGPIHGLAEVHLTDKAYFTAGLLADLLGDDRARLHADGLRTFGARGWTRVLGAFNDLIRTTNRAHPVDSLAELVSGTELADRLRRADVAEWRAGAIVNPLLPAFAEIVRRAGAGGRGVSVVHDEQPSLTGPRIAQVRALLGNVPLRLRFVDSRDDARVQVADFLAGVARKIASDELNRRGDAELTAVLRPFIAPSSAWWNGVRRASCRDLAVGG, from the coding sequence ATGCGTGACGACGAGCAGCCGTTCGTCGAGATCGCCTGCGACGAATCCGGGTCCGAGGGCGAGAAGCTCATCGGCGGGGAAACCGACGTGTTCGCCCACGCCGGGGTCCGGTTGAGCTCGGCCGCCGCCGAGGAGTGCCTCCGGGAGATCCGCGAGCGCATCCGCTCCCCCGCGCTGGAGTACAAGGCCAACCACCTGCTGCGGTCGAAGCACCGCCCGGTGCTGGTCTGGCTGCTGAGCCCCGGCGGCCCGATCCACGGCCTGGCCGAGGTGCACCTGACCGACAAGGCGTACTTCACCGCCGGCCTGCTGGCCGATCTGCTCGGGGACGACCGGGCCCGGCTGCACGCCGACGGTCTGCGCACGTTCGGCGCCCGTGGGTGGACGCGTGTGCTAGGCGCTTTCAACGACCTGATCCGCACCACGAATCGCGCGCATCCGGTCGATTCACTGGCCGAGCTGGTTTCCGGCACGGAATTGGCCGACCGCCTCCGCCGGGCCGACGTGGCGGAATGGCGGGCGGGCGCGATCGTGAATCCGCTGCTGCCCGCGTTCGCCGAAATAGTGCGGCGGGCCGGGGCGGGGGGCCGCGGCGTTTCCGTGGTGCACGACGAACAGCCGTCGCTGACCGGGCCACGGATCGCCCAGGTTCGCGCGCTGCTCGGGAATGTCCCACTGCGCCTGCGATTCGTCGATTCCCGGGACGACGCCAGGGTGCAGGTCGCCGATTTCCTCGCCGGGGTGGCCAGGAAGATCGCCTCCGACGAGCTCAACAGGCGCGGGGACGCGGAACTGACCGCGGTGCTGCGGCCGTTCATCGCGCCTTCCTCCGCTTGGTGGAACGGAGTGCGCCGGGCATCGTGCCGTGACCTCGCCGTGGGAGGATGA
- a CDS encoding STAS domain-containing protein, translated as MTSDLMASSEGPPLTVRTERHGATVLVVVGGEIDLLTAPRVREAGTEALAEHPARLVLDLTEVVFLASAGLEAMVSLREAAGDAAELRVVAGGTATLRPLEITGLTEVLDVYQTREEALRED; from the coding sequence GTGACTTCCGACCTGATGGCGTCCAGCGAGGGCCCCCCGCTGACCGTGCGGACGGAGCGGCACGGCGCCACCGTGCTCGTGGTGGTGGGCGGCGAGATCGACCTGCTCACCGCGCCCCGCGTCCGGGAGGCGGGCACCGAGGCGCTGGCCGAGCACCCCGCGCGGCTGGTGCTGGACCTGACCGAGGTGGTCTTCCTGGCGTCGGCCGGGCTGGAAGCCATGGTGTCGCTGCGCGAAGCCGCCGGGGACGCCGCCGAACTGCGCGTGGTGGCCGGTGGCACCGCCACCCTCCGCCCGCTGGAGATCACCGGCCTGACCGAGGTGCTCGACGTCTACCAGACCCGCGAGGAAGCGCTCCGCGAGGATTAA